From Sphingobacteriaceae bacterium:
GGGTCATGACCGGCACCGGCATCCCGTTGACCTACCCGCTCATCCTGGGCGCGATCTTGTTTGGCCTCGGCCTCTACGGTGCGTTGACCCAGCGCAACGCGATCCGGATTCTTATGTGCGTGGAGCTCATGCTCAACGCGGTGAACATCAACCTGGTGGCCTTCGCGGCCACCCTGTGGCAGGCGGCCGCGGCGGGACAGGTGTTCGCCCTGTTTGTGATGACGGTGGCCGCCGCGGAAGTCGCGCTGGCCCTGGCCATCATTTTGATCCTTGCCCGCCGCGAGAAGCACATCGACATCGAGCGGG
This genomic window contains:
- the nuoK gene encoding NADH-quinone oxidoreductase subunit NuoK yields the protein MTGTGIPLTYPLILGAILFGLGLYGALTQRNAIRILMCVELMLNAVNINLVAFAATLWQAAAAGQVFALFVMTVAAAEVALALAIILILARREKHIDIERVHLLRW